The DNA sequence CCGAAGACGTTGTGCAGGTGATGGGCGAACTCGTGCGAGTGAGTCAGCTCGTTCCAGGTGCGGTTCGGCCCGACGTGGATTTCTTCCGCGTCGTCGTCGTAGTAGGCGCCGTCCTGGTCGTCGGGCCAGAAGACCCCCAGCGGGCCTGGTGCCATCGCGAAACTCGATGAGTACCGATGGGCGCGGATGATGCTGTTGTAGATGTGAATGGCGGCGTCCTCGCCCTCGCCCGGATACACGTTCTGGAAATCGATCTCGGTGCCGTTGAAGTCGTCGAACGGGAGGGTCTCCCAGGAGTAGGTGGTCTCCAGGAGATCGTCCGCCATGACGTCGACGTTGCCGTTCGCCGCGATGATCTCGAGGTAGATGTCGGGATCGTCGCAGCCCGTGATGTCGCAGTCGTCCCAGTTCACCGTGACGTCGAAGTTGCCCTGGGTGTCCGTCACGCCGGACCAGATCAGCTCGTCGAAGGGATCGGGCGAATCGTCGTCCCAGACCTTCACCACGATGTTGTCCGCTCCGGGATGGAGCCCGTCCGGCCGGACGTACTTGACCGAGCCGTGGAAGCGGATCTGCATGTCCGCGGACCGTTCCGTCTGCCCCGGCGAGAGGCGCGGCTTCGATCCGGAGAGCCGAGGCCCGGTGGCGTCCAGGTACCGCGCCGGACGCTTCTTCTCGAGGGAGGCGGCATCGAGACGAATCGATCGTTCGACGCGAACGCCGTTGTACGTGCAGCGGACGGTCAGGGGCTGGGCGGGATCCTGGGGTATCGCGCGGAAGGCGACGATCCGGCGCTGACCGCGCGCGACCATGGGGAAGGCACGCGGCGCGTCGATGTCCAGCACGGTCCACCCCGGACCGACCAGTTCGAGCTCCTCGATCGTGCCCGGAGCCGGCGCGACCAGCTCGAACCGGCCGACGAGTTCACGGCCTGCCTGGGCCGGCTGAGGTCGCTCGCCAGCCCAGCGAATCCTGAGACTGGACTTCACCGTTGCTTGAGCGGGAACCGGTAACCACATGCCGAGGAACAAAATCGCGAGTGTGATCTTGGCAAGGCAGTGGTTCGACGGTCGCATGGATCCTCCCGGGGGTGGGTGAGCTTGGGTTCGGTTCAACGACTGGAAACGCCATCCCGAGTGCGACCGAACAGGCTTTCGTGACGTTCCCCGTCTGCCTGCGCCAGATCCTCCGCGGCGGCGAGCACGGGGGTGGTACGGCCCTGGAGCTAGCGCACGAGCACGATGCGTCGCGTGAGGACCTCGCCCTGGCGTTCGAGCCTGGCGAAATACACGCCCGCCGGTGCGTCGGAGCCTGCACGGGATCTGCCGTCCCACATCGCCGAGTGCCATCCGGCGGGACGGGTCTCGGTCACGTCGAAGTTGCCCCGCGGCCCACCGCGATCCGAGTAGCGGGCCGGGCGCTTTCGCTCGAGTGAGGCGGCATCGAGGCGAATCGATCGTTCCACGCGTGAGCCGTTGTACGTCCCCCGCACGGTCAGTGGCTGGGTGGGATCCTGCGGAATCGCGCGGAAGGTCACGATTCGGCGCTGACCACACGTGACCATGGGGAAGGCGCGGGGTGCGTCCACGTCGATCACGGTCCAGCCCGGCCCTACGATCTCGAACCCCTGGACCGTACCCGGACCCGGGGCAACGAGCTCGATCCGGCCCGTGAATTCACGCCCCGACTGGGCCGGGAGGGGACGCTCACCAAACGAGCGGACCCTGAGCTCCGACTTCACCGTTGCTTGAGCTGTGAGCGGTAACCATATGTAGAACAGTAGTATGAGGGCGGCTAGCCCAACTGAGCGGAGGAGCAACGGTCGCATGGACCCTCCCGGGGCATGGTCGAGTTTTCGTCGGGTTCTAGCCCAAGGAAACGCCCACCGAGGGGCGACCGAACAAGGGCAATACCTGTTGCTGCCGGACTGCGCGGGGAACCGCGGGAGGCCTATCCTCTGGCGAGAGCCTTTCGCTTCGCCGTGAGGCGCTTCGTGGCGGCCTTGCTGGTGAGCTCCCGGGCGGCGCTCGCCCCGACCCAGCGTGCGGAGGAATCCGTGGACGTCGCGAGCCTTCGCGCCATGGCCACAGCCTCCGCGTGGAGCGTGAGGCTTCGCTCTCCCACGGCGCGCAGCGCCCAGAGGACGCCCTTCTTCACGAAGTTCCGCTCGTCCTTCGCCGCCTTCTCGATCAGAGGGAGGCGCTTCCGGAAGTGCTCGTCCGGCGCCTCCCGGTCGTGCGCCGCGAGGCTCGCGAGGAGGGCGAACGCCGCGCGCTTCTGGAACTCGCCGCGGCTCCGGCTCCACTGGGCGGCCTTGCGGAATCCGTGGGGCGTCTTGTCGAAGAGGTGGAAGCAGACGGTGTCGACGATCGCCCAGCTGTCGAAGTCCCGGCACCAGCGGTCCATCTGCGCCGGCGTGACGCGCGCGGGATCGTCCACGAAGGAGGCGAGCATCCTCGCTTCATAGATGCCGGTGTCCCACAGCGCTTCCGCCAGATCGTGGTCGCGGCCAAGCGTCTTGGCGAGCTTGCGAAGATCTCCCACCGAGACGCCGAGCGCGTTTCCGCTCGGGATCCCGTAGCGAGCCATCCCTTCCACGTTCCGCTTCGACGCCTTCCTCCGCAGCATCGCGATCACCGCGCTCACGCGCTCGCGAACCGGGCGCTTCACGCCCACTCCTCCTTCCGCGCTTCGGGCGATCCCGCCGCGCGCGCGGCCCCGAGATACTCGCGCGCGACGTCGTCGCGGCCCACGGCGCGCGCGGCGCGGGCGAGCTCGAGATGGGTCACGTCCGCCTGGCAGCACCAGAGCCACGAGAAATCACAGGACGAGCGATTCTCGTAGAGGGCGATTGCCTCGTCGAGAGCCCAGGGTCCCGCGCCGGCTCGCGCGAGCCCGGCGAGGGCCTGGGTCAGGAGATGTCCGCCTCCCAGCGCTCGGGGCCGACCGCGGATGTGGAGCACCGCCTGGTGGAACGCGGCATTCGCCGCGTCCGCGTCCCTCTGCTCGAGCGCGGTGCGGCCCAGGCTGACGAGCGAGATGCCGCGGAACGTGTCCCGGAACATGTGGTCGGTCCGCTCCCCGGCGGCGAGTCCCTGGAGAGCCGCGCGGCGCGCCCCCTCGAGGTCGCCGGCCCTGCGGAGCGCTTCCGCGAGGAAGCCGCCCGCTCCAGCCGTGGGGCCGCGAGCTTCCGTTCCCTCCAGCTCCACGACCTTCCGGAGACACCAGAGCGCTTCCTCGACCCGCCCCAGATCGAGATGGGACCAGCCGAGGCCGAGCCAGCTGAACCCGTGCGTGGACTCGAGCGCCAGGCAGCTCTGGAAGTGGGGCACGGCCTCGTCAGGCCGGCAAGCGATCGACTTCGCGCAGCCCGAGAAGTAATGGGCGTAGGGGATCTTCGGATCCAGCGCCACGGCCCGCTGCGCCGCCGCGAACGAGCCTTCGACGTCGTTCCGGCGCAGGATCGCGTAGCTCAGCCACACGTACGGCTCGCCCATCGCGGGATCCACCTCGATGGCGCGGCGCGCGTAGCGCTCGGCC is a window from the Candidatus Eisenbacteria bacterium genome containing:
- a CDS encoding DNA alkylation repair protein; translated protein: MKRPVRERVSAVIAMLRRKASKRNVEGMARYGIPSGNALGVSVGDLRKLAKTLGRDHDLAEALWDTGIYEARMLASFVDDPARVTPAQMDRWCRDFDSWAIVDTVCFHLFDKTPHGFRKAAQWSRSRGEFQKRAAFALLASLAAHDREAPDEHFRKRLPLIEKAAKDERNFVKKGVLWALRAVGERSLTLHAEAVAMARRLATSTDSSARWVGASAARELTSKAATKRLTAKRKALARG